A part of Haliotis asinina isolate JCU_RB_2024 chromosome 10, JCU_Hal_asi_v2, whole genome shotgun sequence genomic DNA contains:
- the LOC137297998 gene encoding ribosome biogenesis protein SLX9 homolog: protein MGKVKRQRSKLHNTPIKPKKEEKTSVVDKTKPNVTKGSSKDAVLPRNMSMSDNIFGSLKIDNKALAQKLPDFDARSTVTSKTFKGLNLKKKDKRKIRHEVFMQKIDAVKAAKQKAKDKKKREKTPIVGDMSVMEEALPTLELLMKEGSRSNRQSNPEKVRGVAKERKRRKQMLSDMNIFKQVLEHPAFIENPTGTIVEHLQNKLKQEDEEEMDT, encoded by the exons ATGGGGAAAGTGAAGCGACAACGATCTAAGTTACACAACACTCCTATTAAACCAAAGAAAGAAGAGAAGACAAGTGTAGTcgacaaaaccaaaccaaatgtG ACAAAAGGTTCCTCTAAAGATGCAGTCCTCCCAAGGAATATGTCAATGTCTGACAACATTTTCGGTTCACTGAAAATAGACAACAAAGCCCTTGCTCAGAAACTGCCAGACTTCGACGCTCGCAGTACAGTGACCAGCAAAACGTTCAAAGGATTGAATCTCAAGAAAAAGGACAAGAGAAAAATCAGACATGAAGTTTTCATGCAGA AAATTGATGCAGTGAAGGCAGCCAAACAGAAGGCCAAGGACAAGAAGAAGCGAGAGAAGACCCCCATCGTAGGTGACATGTCAGTGATGGAGGAGGCACTCCCCACGCTGGAGTTACTGATGAAGGAAGGAAGCAGGTCCAACAGGCA GTCAAATCCTGAGAAGGTGAGAGGCGTGGCCAAGGAGAGGAAGAGGAGGAAGCAAAT gttgtctgataTGAACATCTTCAAGCAAGTCCTGGAGCATCCTGCCTTCATCGAGAACCCAACAGGCACTATTGTCGAACATCTGCAGAACAAGCTGAAGCAAGAGGATGAAGAAGAGATGGATACGTGA